Proteins from a single region of Echeneis naucrates chromosome 2, fEcheNa1.1, whole genome shotgun sequence:
- the LOC115053861 gene encoding zinc finger Ran-binding domain-containing protein 2-like, whose product MNNDGVLESELGCLAFGDFPEDLDEIERAFRESSPAPATVTGPVPVTAPEAGGPRKATAEEPRPYGDKQLFQAPEVSRTEEARGKSRKRAKESRTRSSSSSSSSSSFSSAASRRKYYRKEKRRRRRNSRSRSSSRSPLRRARSSSFRRPRSYERRRSSRRSTRNRTPSPNCRRIPCRHLDRFLDRLYELAYEV is encoded by the exons atgaacaacg acgGCGTTTTAGAGAGTGAGTTGGGGTGTCTGGCTTTTGGCGATTTTCCTGAGG ATCTGGACGAAATCGagagagctttcagagaaagttctcccgcgCCAGCAACCGTGACCGGGCCCGTACCAGTGACAGCTCCAGAGGCCGGAGGCCCCCGGAAAGCCACGGCTGAAGAACCGCGACCATACGGGGATAAACAACTATTCCAGGCCCCGGAGGTCTCAAGAACGGAGGAAGCTCGAGGAAAATCTAGGAAAAGAGCCAAGGAGTCAAGGAcccgctcttcttcttcttcttcttcttcttcatctttttcctccGCCGctagcagaagaaaat actatagaaaggagaagaggaggaggaggaggaattcgcgctccagaagcagcagcaggtccccGCTCAGGAGGGCAAGATCATCCTCATTCAGGAGACCGAGGTCCTACGAGAGAAGGAGGTCCTCCCGTAGATCAACAAGAAATAGGACGCCGTcgccaaactgcaggaggataccCTGCCGACACCTCGACAGATTTCTGGACAGACTGTATGAGCTGGCGTATGAGGTTTGA
- the LOC115053834 gene encoding NACHT, LRR and PYD domains-containing protein 1b allele 2-like, with product MPSLQCWWSHGWFLLFPFMLSVLLLDSYMVFVCRLILPSVSCRFRCPGPGMFQCSFTGLVFVVDQEAELLYNTVQWDESLLQSAGKMAAGPLFNIHCPEDAVCELYLPHRETEDALPSEGLLSVVHITDDGMSFLKPLEITDTHVIVKVSHLSAFGLVWLGEMLQRLFNNKKPICAQVLLFLRPPDRDIQILDVFLLPSNLPLSEVSEQQKADHITLPSACKLIVDQRYSVLSASEKFEIQPEFAEFYLNYGPNFPPTFMVFLTPNTETLTVMVKDEDGTEVWKCKVLLPSPKRGTGQSSLPADDNFQAEERLRAVRAEFIQRVSDTVLNQLLDKLLEGGVFSDEEMKSARTKSTADKARDVIDSVIGKGNEASSFMISALCQLDPCVSRELSLR from the exons ATGccatctctgcagtgttggtggtcTCATGGatggttcctcctcttccccttcatgCTCAGTGTGCTCCTCTTAGACAGTtatatggtgtttgtgtgtcggctcattctaccttctgtgtcctgcaggttcaggtgtCCTGGTCCAGGTATGTTCCAGTGTTCTTTCACTggactggtgtttgttgttgatcaggAGGCGGAGCTCCTCTACAACACTGTCCAGTGGGATGAAAGCCTCCTCCAATCAGCTggcaagatggctgctgggccGCTGTTCAATATCCACTGTCCTGAGGACGCTGTCTGTGAGCTCTACCTCCCACACCGTGAGACAGAAGATG ctctgccctctgaaggtctgctgtctgtcgtccacatcactgatgatggaaTGAGCTTCCTCAAACCTCTGGAGATCACAGACACTCATGTGATTGTCAAAGTCTCTCATCTTTCTGCATTTGGCCTCGTCTGGTTGGGAGAGATGCTACAGAGGTTATTCAACAACAAGAAACCTATTTGTGCCCAAGTTCTCCTGTTCCTCCGACCTCCGGACAGAGACATTCAAATACTGGATGTGTTTCTCCTGCCAAGCAACCTCCCTTTGTCTGAG GTTTCTGAACAACAAAAGGCTGATCACATCACGCTCCCTTCTGCCTGCAAACTGATAGTTGACCAAAGATACAGTGTCCTCTCTGCTTCAGAGAAATTTGAAATACAGCCTGAG TTTGCTGAGTTTTACTTAAATTATGGGCCAAATTTCCCTCCTACATTTATGGTCTTCCTGactccaaacacagagacactgactgtAATGGTCAAAGATGAAGATGGAACAGAAGTGTGGAAATGCAAAGTCCTTCTGCCAA GTCCAAAAAGGGGAACTGGTCAAAGCAGCCTCCCAGCTGACGACAACTTCCAAGCAGAAGAAAGGCTGCGTGCTGTTCGGGCAGAATTCATTCAGAGAGTGTCTGACACTGTTCTCAACCAGCTTCTGGATAAACTACTTGAGGGTGGTGTTttcagtgatgaagaaatgaagtcGGCCAGAACAAAATCCACAGCAGATAAAGCCAGAGATGTGATTGACTCAGTGATAGGAAAGGGAAACGAAGCCAGCTCATTTATGatttctgctctctgtcagctggatccatgtgtttccagagagctctcattaagatga